A single region of the Verrucomicrobiia bacterium genome encodes:
- the def gene encoding peptide deformylase — MALLKVLIYPNPVLTQQALPLESFGPREQKLFDDLVDTMYHEDGVGLAAPQVGISQRILIVSPRAKRGEEEVVVNPVIYESRGQEIGPEGCLSFPGLTAEVMRATRIRVRYQDREGKPVDRELKDFFARVIQHEMDHLDGITLIDRVDFNQRMKLLSQYQQQAQD; from the coding sequence ATGGCCCTGCTCAAAGTGCTGATCTACCCAAATCCCGTTCTCACCCAACAGGCCCTTCCTCTGGAAAGTTTTGGCCCCCGGGAGCAGAAGCTCTTCGATGACCTGGTCGATACGATGTATCATGAAGATGGCGTTGGGCTTGCGGCTCCTCAAGTCGGGATCTCCCAGCGGATTCTCATCGTCTCCCCGCGCGCCAAGAGGGGAGAGGAGGAAGTGGTGGTCAATCCGGTCATTTATGAATCCCGCGGCCAGGAAATCGGCCCCGAGGGATGCCTGAGCTTTCCGGGCCTTACCGCGGAAGTGATGCGCGCGACGCGCATCCGCGTCCGTTACCAGGACCGCGAGGGCAAGCCCGTGGACCGCGAGCTCAAAGACTTCTTTGCCCGTGTCATCCAGCACGAGATGGACCATCTGGACGGTATCACGCTTATCGACCGCGTTGATTTCAACCAGCGCATGAAACTTCTTTCCCAATACCAGCAGCAAGCGCAAGATTAA
- a CDS encoding glycosyltransferase family 2 protein — protein sequence MKLSLVLIARNEEARLPECLKSAPFADEIIIVDSGSTDKTPQIAASFKARFVTRPLTNFADQKNYAMSFAQGDWILQMDADERVSPELAAAVQQKIKAPGSDVAFAIKRENVIFGKLLRHGSNADDYQVRLIRRGHGQFQGSVHERILPDGPCGRIQAPLLHHSTRDTQAYFAKFDLYTDLDAAEYRKKKGRPPLWKIALWPGLRFIFFTFLKRGFLDGWAGLKFEALSAYYLHVKLWKARTMASPR from the coding sequence ATGAAACTCAGCCTGGTGCTCATCGCGAGAAACGAAGAAGCGCGGCTGCCGGAGTGCCTGAAGTCCGCGCCTTTTGCCGACGAGATCATCATTGTGGATTCCGGAAGCACGGACAAGACCCCGCAGATCGCGGCTTCGTTCAAGGCGCGGTTTGTCACGCGTCCTTTGACGAATTTCGCGGACCAGAAAAATTACGCCATGAGCTTCGCTCAGGGGGATTGGATATTGCAGATGGACGCAGACGAACGGGTAAGTCCCGAGCTCGCCGCGGCCGTGCAGCAAAAAATCAAGGCGCCGGGCAGCGACGTGGCTTTCGCGATCAAGCGGGAGAACGTGATTTTCGGCAAACTGCTGCGCCATGGCTCCAACGCGGACGATTATCAGGTCCGCCTGATCCGCCGGGGGCACGGCCAATTTCAAGGAAGCGTCCATGAGCGGATCCTGCCGGACGGCCCCTGCGGCAGAATCCAGGCGCCGCTCCTGCACCACTCCACCCGCGACACGCAGGCTTATTTTGCAAAGTTTGATCTCTACACGGATTTGGACGCCGCGGAATACCGGAAAAAAAAAGGCCGCCCGCCGCTTTGGAAAATCGCGCTTTGGCCCGGACTCCGGTTTATTTTCTTCACCTTTCTCAAAAGGGGATTTCTCGACGGCTGGGCCGGCCTCAAGTTCGAGGCGCTTTCCGCATATTACCTTCACGTGAAGCTCTGGAAGGCGCGGACCATGGCCTCACCGCGGTAA